From one Anoplolepis gracilipes chromosome 8, ASM4749672v1, whole genome shotgun sequence genomic stretch:
- the LOC140668641 gene encoding odorant receptor 13a-like → MNVKKDLSYAFSLSRICLRLFGVWPDPDGSLNIFRPNIRFMIVTCILSFYVIVPQLSNTFHAWGNVDRMVAHIASANFSIMALCKLFATWYHGKKLQTLMASVMTDWINSTNDRERNTMLRLAKRGRSLSSRCYILVIITLLFYTCFNLVKFYQNIHLSQRSLVYSFVYPYNSQESPSYEITFAIQLSGGICTGLINCTVDTFVSIFLLHICAQLINLRMTLNNLVDELANKLISIPKFKEGIGAVAVRHNHLIRNAKTIDNCYSLVLLVHMLAATFQLCFQTFQVYTIITDKLDVSAFKTAFLTFYIACVLSQLYIYCYSAERLITESTNMAYSVYKCKWYSIPAKDVKNLIFIGYGSLIPLNLTAGGFGIFSMKMFGATVKTAMGYLSMLMTMKEN, encoded by the exons ATGAATGTCAAGAAAG ATTTGAGTTATGCGTTTAGCCTAAGCCGTATATGTTTGCGGCTATTCGGCGTGTGGCCCGATCCAGATggttctttaaatatttttcgaccAAATATAAGATTCATGATTGTGACCTGTATTTTGAGTTTCTATGTGATTGTGCCACAATTGTCGAATACGTTTCATGCTTGGGGTAACGTGGATCGGATGGTGGCGCACATAGCTTCCGCCAATTTCAGCATAATGgcattatgcaaattatttgcTACTTGGTATCATGGTAAAA aaCTTCAAACATTGATGGCATCAGTCATGACCGATTGGATAAATTCGACGAACGATCGCGAACGGAATACGATGCTCAGACTCGCGAAACGTGGCAGAAGCTTGTCCTCAAGATGTTATATATTAGTGATAATCACATTATTGTTTTACACATGTTTTAATCttgtgaaattttatcaaaatattcatCTGTCTCAACGCAGTCTTGTCTATAGTTTCGTTTATCCTTACAACAGCCAAGAGAGTCCGAGTTACGAAATCACATTTGCCATTCAACTTAGTGGTGGAATATGCACCGGATTAATCAACTGTACCGTCGACACCTTTGTCTCGATATTCTTGCTGCATATATGCgcacaattaataaatctacgAATGACGCTCAACAATTTAGTCGATGAACtagctaataaattaatatctatacCGAAATTTAAAGAAGGCATAGGCGCCGTCGCTGTACGACATAATCATCTTATCAG gaATGCAAAGACAATCGACAACTGTTACAGCCTAGTGCTACTTGTGCATATGCTAGCTGCTACTTTTCAACTGTGTTTTCAAACTTTTCAAGTTTACACG aTAATAACAGATAAATTAGACGTCTCTGCTTTCAAAACAGCTTTTCTCACGTTTTATATCGCTTGTGTGTTGTCGCAATTgtacatttattgttattcaGCTGAAAGACTTATAACAGAG AGCACCAATATGGCGTATAGCGTGTATAAATGCAAGTGGTACAGTATACCGGCAAAGgatgtaaagaatttaatatttattggatATGGATCCTTAATACCGCTTAACTTAACAGCTGGAGGTTTCGGAATTTTTTCGATGAAGATGTTCGGAGCA ACGGTAAAAACGGCAATGGGATACTTATCTATGTTGATGACAatgaaagagaattaa